One genomic segment of Gopherus flavomarginatus isolate rGopFla2 chromosome 11, rGopFla2.mat.asm, whole genome shotgun sequence includes these proteins:
- the LOC127031824 gene encoding olfactory receptor 11L1-like produces the protein MEKANQITVKEFIFLGFSSLQNLQVLLFVFILSIYMLSLMENFLIIIIVLAEPLLHTPMYLFLGKNSFLEIWYTSITVPKLLANFLSRSITITVNECVTQYYFFSLGATYCFLLAVMAFDHYLAICSPLRYTTVMNHRLCFHLSTSSWVGGFLSPLLPTILISQLSFYGPQKINHFFCDSDPIFKLSCSDIYIKEAIAYSCNSVVILSSFSLIMSSYVNIIANIVKLTSAKTRKKTFSTCASHLTVVTIYYGTIIFTYVRPPHIYYFGLGKKVSVFYCVITLLLNPLIYTLTNKDVKKAIWKSFTRMRR, from the coding sequence ATGGAAAAAGCAAACCAAATCACAGTGAAGGAATTCATCTTCCTGGGATTTAGCAGCCTTCAGAATCTCCAAGTTCTCCTCTTTGTGTTCATCTTGTCCATTTACATGCTGTCACTCATGGAAAATTTTCTCATCATCATCATTGTCCTGGCAGAACCTCTCCTCCATACTCCCATGTACCTCTTCCTGGGGAAGAACTCCTTTCTAGAGATCTGGTACACATCAATCACTGTGCCCAAACTGCTGGCCAACTTCTTGTCCAGGAGCATCACCATCACAGTAAACGAATGTGTGACTCAGTATTACTTCTTCTCTCTAGGAGCCACTTACTGCTTCCTCCTGGCAGTCATGGCCTTCGACCACTACTTAGCAATCTGCAGCCCACTGCGTTACACTACCGTCATGAACCACAGGTTATGCTTCCACCTCTCCACCAGTTCCTGGGTTGGTGGATTCCTCTCCCCACTCTTGCCCACAATTCTAATCTCCCAGCTCTCATTCTATGGCCCTCAGAAAATCAACCACTTCTTCTGCGACTCAGACCCAATTTTCAAACTGTCTTGCTCTGACATTTACATTAAGGAGGCTATTGCATACAGCTGCAACTCTGTGGTCATCCTAAGCTCCTTCTCACTCATCATGTCTTCCTACGTCAACATCATAGCCAACATCGTGAAGCTGACATCTGCCAAAACTCGGAAAAAGACCTTCTCCACTTGTGCCTCTCACCTCACCGTGGTGACCATCTACTATGGGACCATCATCTTCACCTATGTCAGGCCCCCGCACATATATTACTTTGGTTTAGGCAAAAAGGTGTCTGTGTTCTATTGTGTCATTACCCTACTGCTAAACCCTCTGATCTATACTCTAACGAATAAAGATGTGAAAAAAGCCATATGGAAATCTTTTACTAGAATGAGACGGTAA